A part of Brassica rapa cultivar Chiifu-401-42 chromosome A05, CAAS_Brap_v3.01, whole genome shotgun sequence genomic DNA contains:
- the LOC103855174 gene encoding probable arabinosyltransferase ARAD1: MKKSVSPVSCFRLPEMVERSNTRYHRMFITRISMIFLLISILSVLSWFLILSSTNPNRVLDHISVSGPTDSPLIIIKNSEKSPQQNDAELPNPKNSGAKTEEVVQTLSCNQKVSPPSPRPLKVYMYDMSPEFHFGLLGWKPERNGVVWPDVRVNVPHHPGGLNLQHSVEYWLTLDLLFSELPEDSRTSRAAIRVKNYTEADVVFVPFFSSLSYNRFSKVTQKQKLSRDRELQDKLVKFVTAQKEWKISGGKDHVIMAHHPNSMSTARHKLYPAMFVVADFGRYSPRVANVDKDIVAPYKHLVPSYVNDTSGFDSRPVLLYFQGAIYRKAGGFVRQELYYLLKEEKDVHFSFGSVQNHGISKAGVGMRSSKFCLNIAGDTPSSNRLFDAIASHCIPVIISDDIELPYEDVLNYNEFCIFVRASDALKKGFLLGLVRSIGREEWNKMWGRLKEVERYFDLRFPAKDDDGDYGVQMIWKAVARKAPLVKMKVHRFQRFTRPFLI, from the exons ATGAAGAAGTCTGTGTCTCCAGTCTCTTGTTTTAGATTACCAGAGATGGTTGAGAGATCAAACACACGGTATCACCGAATGTTCATCACCAGAATATCGATGATCTTCTTGTTGATATCGATCCTCTCCGTCCTCTCTTGGTTCTTGATCCTTTCTTCCACAAACCCCAACCGAGTTCTTGATCACATCTCAGTCTCAGGACCTACTGATTCTCCTCTCATAATCATCAAGAACTCAGAGAAGTCTCCCCAACAAAACGACGCCGAATTGCCAAATCCTAAAAACAGTGGAGCAAAAACAGAGGAAGTTGTACAAACCCTCTCATGCAACCAGAAGGTTTCTCCTCCTTCTCCAAGACCATTGAAAGTCTACATGTATGATATGAGTCCAGAGTTTCACTTTGGGTTATTAGGTTGGAAGCCTGAGAGAAACGGCGTCGTTTGGCCTGACGTTAGAGTCAATGTTCCTCACCATCCTGGTGGGCTTAACTTGCAGCACAGTGTTGAGTATTGGCTGACATTGGATCTCTTGTTCTCTGAGCTTCCAGAAGACTCTAGAACCTCTCGTGCTGCGATACGTGTAAAGAACTATACCGAAGCTGATGTAGTCTTCGTGCCATTCTTCTCCTCATTGAGCTACAACAGATTCTCTAAGGTTACCCAAAAGCAGAAGCTGAGCCGAGACAGAGAACTACAG GACAAGTTGGTGAAGTTCGTGACGGCACAAAAGGAGTGGAAGATCTCAGGAGGGAAGGATCATGTAATAATGGCGCACCATCCTAATAGCATGTCCACGGCGAGACATAAGCTATATCCAGCTATGTTTGTGGTCGCTGACTTCGGTAGATACTCGCCACGTGTGGCTAATGTTGATAAAGACATCGTAGCTCCATACAAACACCTTGTCCCATCGTACGTTAATGACACGTCAGGCTTTGATTCGCGTCCGGTCTTACTCTACTTTCAAGGTGCCATCTACCGTAAAGCT GGTGGATTCGTGAGACAAGAGTTATATTACCTtctgaaagaagaaaaagacgTTCACTTCTCCTTTGGAAGTGTACAAAACCACGGCATAAGCAAAGCGGGAGTAGGAATGAGATCATCTAAGTTCTGTCTCAACATCGCCGGAGATACTCCGTCTTCTAACCGTCTCTTTGACGCCATAGCTAGTCATTGTATTCCGGTTATCATCAGCGATGACATTGAGTTACCTTACGAGGATGTTCTCAACTACAACGAGTTCTGCATCTTTGTCCGAGCATCAGATGCTTTGAAGAAAGGGTTTTTGTTGGGTCTTGTGAGGAGTATTGGGAGAGAAGAGTGGAACAAGATGTGGGGAAGGTTGAAGGAGGTTGAGAGGTACTTTGATTTGCGTTTTCCGGCTAAGGATGATGATGGAGATTATGGAGTTCAGATGATTTGGAAAGCTGTGGCGAGGAAAGCTCCATTGGTGAAGATGAAGGTTCATAGGTTTCAGAGGTTTACAAGGCCTTTTTTGATTTAG
- the LOC103855175 gene encoding WUSCHEL-related homeobox 11-like yields the protein MDQGQTPHSTTGQSHSPSSSASGSTSTEPVRSRWSPKPEQILILESIFNSGMVNPPKEETVRIRKMLEKFGKVGDANVFYWFQNRRSRSRRRQRQLQAAAAAATTTTNTCDQTMMVSNNLPQHSGSDLGFGGCSTSNYLFASSSSYGAGCDNHSNNGMENLLTMSGEMGYHGANQHHYNYHSSNVESILCPSEQSSNYHYQQGSIMVFINGVPTEVTSGGIDMKVTFGEDLVLVNSSGVPLPTDQFGFLMHSLQHGEAYFLVPRPT from the exons ATGGACCAAGGACAAACACCACATAGCACAACCGGCCAAAGCCACTCACCTTCTTCCTCCGCTTCCGGTTCCACCTCAACCGAACCAGTTCGGTCACGATGGTCACCTAAACCAGAACAAATACTCATACTTGAGTCGATCTTTAACAGTGGTATGGTTAACCCTCCAAAAGAAGAGACGGTAAGGATACGAAAGATGCTGGAGAAATTCGGCAAGGTGGGAGATGCAAATGTCTTCTACTGGTTTCAAAACCGGCGGTCAAGATCTCGCCGAAGGCAGCGGCAACTCCAGGCTGCAGCTGCAGCAGCGACCACAACCACTAATACTTGTGACCAGACCATGATGGTGAGCAACAACTTGCCACAACATAGTGGAAGTGATTTGGGGTTTGGAGGTTGTAGCACTTCTAATTACTTATTTG cTAGCTCTTCTTCTTATGGCGCTGGATGTGATAATCATAGCAATAATGGCATGGAGAATCTCTTAACAATGTCTGGTGAAATGGGTTACCATGGAGCTAATCAACATCATTATAACTATCATAGCTCAAATGTCGAATCAATTTTGTGCCCATCTGAACAAAGCTCCAATTATCACTACCAACAag GGTCTATAATGGTGTTTATAAACGGAGTTCCAACAGAAGTGACGAGCGGAGGTATTGATATGAAAGTAACGTTTGGAGAAGATTTGGTTTTGGTGAATTCCTCAGGTGTTCCTCTTCCTACTGATCAGTTTGGGTTTTTGATGCATAGCTTACAACATGGTGAAGCTTATTTCCTG GTTCCAAGACCGACATGA